A region from the Drosophila ananassae strain 14024-0371.13 chromosome 2L, ASM1763931v2, whole genome shotgun sequence genome encodes:
- the LOC6499059 gene encoding dnaJ homolog subfamily C member 8 isoform X2: MAFDIVSRSWKILENELTRKKCLDVYEEAKGRTDHMIAEKRKKLKKEGRPTEPIPEDDPAKYKHAIYVMVMKLFADMERRRQKLDQRDQEERKRKRETEIEEEERVKADREWQQNFEESRQSRVNSWHDFQSGAGKSKKTKKQKHMTGMMVPPKFKPETR; the protein is encoded by the exons ATGGCATTTGATATTGTGTCTCGTTCCTGGAAAATCCTCGAAAACGAACTGACGCGGAAGAAGTGCCTGGACGTGTACGAAGAGGCAAAAGGACGCACCGATCACAtg ATAGCGGAAAAGCgaaaaaagcttaaaaaagaAGGCCGCCCAACAGAACCGATCCCAGAGGATGATCCCGCCAAATATAAACACGCCATTTATGTGATGGTAATGAAGCTATTCGCTGACATGGAACGTCGGCGTCAGAAGCTCGACCAGCGCGACCAAGAGGAGCGTAAGCGAAAACGTGAAACGGAGATCGAAGAGGAGGAGCGGGTGAAGGCGGACCGGGAATGGCAGCAAAACTTTGAGGAGTCGCGCCAGAGCCGTGTTAACAGTTGGCACGATTTCCAGTCGGGAGCTGGGAAATCGAAGAAAACCAAGAAACAGAAGCATATGACTGGTATGATGGTGCCGCCCAAATTTAAGCCAGAGACCCGATGA
- the LOC6499059 gene encoding dnaJ homolog subfamily C member 8 isoform X1, with protein sequence MSSSSAKDQPGTSRDTFEDFYTEVKEIEKRDSVLTPTQQIDRLLRPGSTYFNLNPFEVLQIEPEAEVADIKKRYRTLSILVHPDKNHDNQERAQMAFDIVSRSWKILENELTRKKCLDVYEEAKGRTDHMIAEKRKKLKKEGRPTEPIPEDDPAKYKHAIYVMVMKLFADMERRRQKLDQRDQEERKRKRETEIEEEERVKADREWQQNFEESRQSRVNSWHDFQSGAGKSKKTKKQKHMTGMMVPPKFKPETR encoded by the exons ATGTCCTCTTCATCGGCGAAAGACCAGCCCGGCACATCCCGAGACACCTTCGAGGATTTCTACACCGAA GtgaaagaaattgaaaaacgtGACTCAGTTTTAACTCCTACTCAACAAATTGATCGTTTACTTCGTCCAGGTTCTACGTACTTCAATCTCAATCCGTTCGAGGTGCTCCAAATCGAGCCCGAGGCCgaggtagccgacataaaaaagcgCTACCGCACCTTGTCTATTTTGGTTCACCCGGATAAGAATCATGACAATCAGGAACGCGCCCAGATGGCATTTGATATTGTGTCTCGTTCCTGGAAAATCCTCGAAAACGAACTGACGCGGAAGAAGTGCCTGGACGTGTACGAAGAGGCAAAAGGACGCACCGATCACAtg ATAGCGGAAAAGCgaaaaaagcttaaaaaagaAGGCCGCCCAACAGAACCGATCCCAGAGGATGATCCCGCCAAATATAAACACGCCATTTATGTGATGGTAATGAAGCTATTCGCTGACATGGAACGTCGGCGTCAGAAGCTCGACCAGCGCGACCAAGAGGAGCGTAAGCGAAAACGTGAAACGGAGATCGAAGAGGAGGAGCGGGTGAAGGCGGACCGGGAATGGCAGCAAAACTTTGAGGAGTCGCGCCAGAGCCGTGTTAACAGTTGGCACGATTTCCAGTCGGGAGCTGGGAAATCGAAGAAAACCAAGAAACAGAAGCATATGACTGGTATGATGGTGCCGCCCAAATTTAAGCCAGAGACCCGATGA
- the LOC6501509 gene encoding probable oligoribonuclease, translating into MFSQINRVGLFLSHQIRASPQLTAAATTMARSHSAAASDTDIVWMDLEMTGLDFEKDKILELACVITDKDLNVKSEGPCFAINHPQEVYDNMNEWCMKHHYESGLVDRCKNSQVKPKQAEELMLSYLKKNIPERKCPLGGNSVYMDRLFLRKFMPNVDEYLHYRIVDVSIIKELAKRWYPDVASGTPQKKLAHRSLDDILESIEELKYYKQSLFK; encoded by the coding sequence atgttcTCTCAAATCAATCGTGTGGGGCTGTTTTTAAGTCATCAAATACGAGCATCTCCACAActcacagcagcagcaaccacaATGGCTAGAAGTCACAGCGCCGCTGCATCCGATACGGACATAGTTTGGATGGACCTGGAGATGACCGGGTTGGATTTTGAGAAGGACAAAATACTGGAGTTGGCTTGCGTTATTACCGATAAGGATTTAAATGTTAAATCTGAGGGTCCCTGCTTCGCCATAAATCATCCCCAGGAAGTGTACGATAATATGAACGAATGGTGTATGAAGCACCACTATGAGTCCGGCCTAGTGGACCGATGCAAGAACTCCCAAGTGAAACCCAAGCAGGCTGAGGAGCTGATGTTATCCtatctcaaaaaaaatattcccgAAAGAAAATGCCCTTTGGGAGGAAATTCTGTGTACATGGATCGATTGTTTCTCCGAAAATTTATGCCAAATGTTGATGAATACCTACACTACCGCATTGTGGACGTGTCCATCATAAAGGAGCTGGCGAAGCGATGGTATCCAGACGTCGCTAGTGGTACTCCACAAAAAAAGCTCGCACATCGAAGCCTAGATGACATTCTGGAGAGCATTGAGGAACTAAAGTACTACAAGCAGAGCTTGTTTAAGTAG
- the LOC6499058 gene encoding lipid storage droplets surface-binding protein 1 has translation MATATSCSGLHLEAIDRIGSIPLVESSVKRVETIYDKVKNNNRLFSWYFETAEATITAAYETVQPAVKLFEPSLRRLDNVMCKSLDILEQRIPLVYLPPEMMYWNTKEYMSDHLVRPVLKRADSVKMIRNAVLESPLTTYAADRIDGAFTAGDKFVDKYLVPIRTDQDQTDAPQEDDNETVPEERGALKAIHHGQRFSRKLKRRLTQRTIAEARALKKQSKEAIHVLIYAAELIATDPKQALQKAKELWAYLSKDEPENQARPATLEQLIVLLTRESARRVVHLVNFSANVAANIPRNLAHTSTEVAHHIIYINNRIITISKLDKVKNLSKEEAESLLKRMLAFYGNLQGMTNSYLERVASFLSGRIEAEKVTGSDSANSNHRSSRRRQEANHYSAAHNNINGVY, from the exons atgg CAACTGCAACCAGCTGCAGTGGACTCCATCTGGAGGCCATCGATCGCATCGGCTCCATTCCACTTGTCGAGTCCAGCGTGAAGCGAGTGGAGACCATCTACGACAAGGTCAAGAACAACAATCGCCTATTCTCCTGGTACTTTGAGACTGCCGAGGCCACCATTACCGCTGCCTATGAAACGGTACAGCCGGCTGTGAAGCTCTTCGAACCCTCGCTGCGTCGTCTAGACAATGTGATGTGCAAAAGTCTGGACATCCTGGAGCAACGCATCCCCTTGGTCTATCTGCCGCCCGAAATG ATGTATTGGAATACAAAGGAGTACATGTCGGATCATCTGGTGCGTCCCGTGCTGAAGCGTGCCGACTCGGTCAAGATGATTAGAAACGCTGTCCTGGAGAGCCCACTGACAACCTATGCCGCCGATCGCATCGACGGAGCATTCACTGCCGGAGACAAGTTCGTGGACAAGTATCTGGTGCCCATTCGTACCGATCAGGATCAAACAGATG CACCACAGGAAGATGATAACGAGACGGTGCCAGAGGAGCGCGGTGCTCTCAAGGCTATCCATCACGGTCAACGCTTCTCCCGCAAGCTGAAGCGTCGCCTCACACAAAGAACCATTGCCGAGGCCCGCGCCCTCAAGAAGCAAAGCAAGGAGGCGATCCATGTGCTCATCTATGCCGCCGAACTG ATTGCCACAGATCCCAAGCAAGCCTTGCAGAAAGCCAAGGAGCTTTGGGCGTATCTCAGTAAAGATGAACCCGAGAACCAGGCCAGACCAGCCACCCTGGAACAGCTGATAGTACTCCTTACCAGGGAATCAGCTAGGAGAGTAGTGCACCTGGTGAACTTCAGTGCCAATGTAGCAGCCAATATTCCCag AAATCTGGCTCACACATCCACCGAGGTGGCTCACCATATAATCTACATCAACAACCGCATAATTACAATTTCCAAACTGGACAAGGTTAAGAACCTATCTAAGGAGGAAGCCGAATCTCTCTTGAAGCGCATGCTGGCGTTTTATGGAAATCTGCAGGGCATGACCAACAGCTACCTG GAACGCGTTGCAAGCTTTCTCTCTGGACGCATTGAAGCGGAAAAGGTGACCGGCAGTGACAGCGCCAATTCCAACCACAGATCATCGCGGAGGCGGCAGGAGGCGAATCATTACTCAGCCGCCCACAATAACATCAACGGCGTCTACTAG
- the LOC6501510 gene encoding uncharacterized protein LOC6501510, which yields MNYYFGILCLAGVLSSGLGQYNQLEQRNCIIPKILQGSWFSWEVGLPTQTVIDATSMSQRGYCINYERHHGSEYSFVFKERSKDCYHCVKTIIRTLNVFEKFEGPCVGLPPGQEPTVENVCAGIKDDQQLITLFNENFVPINCRSSLEGVWHFTYQNRFRFTGVCDKPDARIQSCQTAGTQFLIQNQKFNITYQRCEGMEGTFSGNVEFSCLGDWFVGKNHYFAVANTKESRKDEKYRCFLKNRDDDLYVGVSITAECNTLKTPETSPERLKLTPVKAEFVEPGCTLPQNFSGEWVNTANIDADVSISETHINETYYPDKARYRKTIYVCRERRGNRVMMARLTVDGCQKDYVCFDFMPRHHNIIRYRKGLAVIKDDFSTVCSWVQFPNSDAWKYDLFLARNPVPVRCPVAGKFNFTQRGEHPFKTRILGGVTLSPRPDIHCKQNISDLSVCDTDQKELAVDENYCLSVDHLGRPVDIYSDPDYRMKCIGFWKENLKSYLITYDDLDPLSKYRCWVYQRADLNRVLMSQAVGAFCKLEQDVTSWNHSEGAAVAIDAVEYERERDDCPMYFDDGLNPWKPSDASNIVFDWDFYRAGAASLEGKLTIIAFSAYMVRRLAAH from the exons ATGAACTATTACTTTGGTATTCTCTGCCTGGCGGGCGTCCTAAGCTCAG GCCTGGGCCAGTACAATCAATTGGAGCAACGGAACTGTATCATACCGAAGATCCTGCAGGGATCATGGTTCTCTTGGGAAGTGGGTCTGCCCACCCAGACGGTGATAGACGCAACCTCAATGTCCCAGCGCGGCTACTGCATCAACTACGAGCGTCACCACGGCAGCGAATACTCATTTGTATTCAAAGAGCGGTCTAAGGACTGTTATCATTGCGTCAAGACTATCATCCGTACCCTTAATGTGTTTGAAAAGTTTGAGGGACCCTGCGTCGGATTGCCGCCAGGTCAGGAGCCCACTGTTGAGAACGTCTGCGCCGGCATTAAGGACGACCAGCAGTTGATCACTCTCTTCAACGAAAACTTTGTGCCCATCAACTGCCGCTCCTCCCTGGAAGGAGTGTGGCACTTTACATATCAG AATCGCTTCCGGTTTACTGGAGTTTGCGACAAGCCTGATGCTCGCATTCAATCCTGCCAGACAGCGGGCACCCAGTTCCTCATTCAGAACCAAAAGTTCAACATCACTTACCAGCGGTGCGAAGGCATGGAGGGAACCTTTAGCGGAAACGTGGAGTTCAGTTGCCTCGGCGATTGGTTTGTGGGCAAGAATCACTACTTCGCAGTGGCCAATACAAAGGAGTCGCGTAAGGATGAGAAGTACCGATGCTTCCTCAAGAATCGTGATGATGATCTGTACGTGGGTGTGTCCATTACGGCCGAGTGCAATACCTTGAAAACTCCCGAAACATCACCGGAACGTCTTAAGCTCACGCCGGTTAAAGCGGAATTTGTGGAGCCCGGGTGTACACTGCCTCAGAACTTCTCCGGCGAATGGGTCAACACGGCCAACATTGATGCGGATGTTTCAATTAGTGAAACGCATATTAACGAAACCTACTATCCGGACAAGGCACGTTACCGTAAAACGATTTATGTTTGCCGGGAGCGTCGTGGTAATCGGGTGATGATGGCCCGCCTGACCGTGGATGGTTGCCAAAAGGATTACGTTTGCTTCGATTTCATGCCTCGCCACCACAACATCATCCGGTATCGCAAGGGATTGGCCGTAATTAAGGACGACTTTAGTACGGTTTGTTCTTGGGTTCAGTTTCCAAATTCGGATGCGTGGAAGTACGATCTCTTCTTGGCTAGAAATCCTGTTCCTGTTCGGTGCCCAGTCGCGGGTAAATTTAACTTTACGCAGCGAGGAGAACATCCTTTCAAGACGAG GATTCTTGGTGGTGTCACGTTGAGTCCTCGTCCGGATATTCACTGCAAGCAGAATATCTCAGATTTGTCTGTTTGCGACACTGATCAAAAGGAGCTGGCGGTGGACGAGAACTACTGCTTGTCCGTGGACCATTTGGGCCGACCAGTCGATATCTACAGTGATCCCGATTACCGCATGAAGTGCATTGGCTTCTGGAAGGAGAACCTTAAGTCCTACCTCATCACCTATGACGATCTGGATCCGCTTTCGAAGTACCGCTGCTGGGTTTACCAGCGTGCCGACCTCAATCGCGTCCTCATGTCGCAAGCTGTGGGCGCCTTCTGCAAACTGGAGCAGGATGTAACCTCGTGGAATCATTCGGAGGGCGCTGCTGTTGCCATCGACGCAGTGGAGTACGAACGAGAGCGCGACGACTGTCCCATGTACTTTGACGATGGATTAAACCCGTGGAAGCCGTCGGACGCTTCAAACATCGTCTTCGACTGGGACTTTTACCGA